The DNA region TCTTCGGCTAATTCAATCATCTGTGCGATAGCTACTGTTTCTGCTGAAACAGGGATGCCCGATAAACCCAATTTAGAACTCACCGAGCCATCATGAATACAACCATCATCTTTAATCGATATATCTTCTGGTTTGAGTATCACCAGCAGGTCATGGGTACTGGCATACTGTAAAGCACGCCTTAATATTTGGTTATCAATCGTATTATTGGGTGCTTGGCTTACGGCAACACAACCTGCTTTTTTCAAGGCATACATTTCACTCAGCGCCTTACCTTGTAGCCCAACCGTTAAAGCGCCTAATGGCAGTACTTTTGCCGAACCAGCCAAGGCCGCTTTGTCCAAAATCAGTTGCACAACAGAAGGGGTATCTAATACTGGCTGGGTATCTGGCAAACAACAAATTGAGGTATAACCGGCCGATACAGCAGCTTTTGTTTCGCTCTGTATTGTTGCCTTATGTTCATAACCCGGCTCTCTTAGACTGGCATTTAAATCTACAAAGCCCGGTAACACCCATTTATTGCTGGCATCTATACTCTGTTGTGCAACAAAGCCCGCTGGCTTCTCACCCACCGATTGAATTTGACCGTTGGCAATATAGACATCCTTAACTGCATCACAGGCATTAGCTGGGTCAACGACTCGGCCATTTTTGATGTGTATCTTCATCCCTTAACTACCTTATTTTGACCCAGCGTAAGTGTCATCACCGCCATGCGGATAGCAATGCCATTCGTCACTTGCTGCAAAATAACCGAATTGGCACCATCAGCAACGGCAGCTTCCATTTCCACGCCACGATTAATCGGCCCTGGGTGCATCACGGTGACATCCGGCTTGGCATACGCCAACTTTTCTTCCGTCAGGCCAAAACACTCAAAATACTCGTGCTCACTGGGTAAGAGTGCAGCGCCCATTCGTTCACGTTGCAAACGCAGCATGATCACCACATCTACATCATCAAGCCCTGTACGTAAATCGCCATACACGTGCACACCTAATGAATTAACATCACTCGGTAACAACGTCTTCGGAGCAATAACTCGCACCTCTTTAACCTCTAGCGTATTAAGCGCATGAATTTGCGAGCGAGCAACTCGTGAATGCAAGATATCGCCAATAATGGCAACTTTCAAATGCTTAAACTCCTTCTTTACTCGACGAATAGTAAACATGTCGAGCATCGCCTGAGTGGGATGTGCGTGGCTTCCATCGCCAGCATTAATAACGCTGACATGTGGCTCTACATGTCGCGCGATAAAATGTGCCGCGCCACTATCGGAGTGCCTCACCACAAACATATCGGCCTGCATCGCTTCTAAATTACGAATCGTGTCGAGAATGCTTTCGCCTTTAGAGGTTGCAGACGTTGCTATATTTAAATTAATCACATCCGCAGATAAACGTTTTGCAGCTAAATCAAACGTCGTACGTGTTCGCGTGCTGTTTTCAAAAAACAAATTAACAATCGTTTTTCCACGCAGTACGGGGACTTTTTTTACCGCCTGATGACCTACGCTCGAGAATGACTCGGCGACATCCATAATCTCTATCAGGGTTTCTTTAGAAAGACCCTCGGTGGTTAGAAAGTGGCGGAGTTGTCCCTGTTCATCAAGTTGTAAACGGGAACTATCGGGTGCTTTGAAGGACGTACTAGCAGGTTGCTTGCTAGAGCTCATATCAGTCAATTCCGGTTAGTTTCTAGCGCTAAAGGCGCCGGGCCGATCAA from Cycloclasticus pugetii PS-1 includes:
- a CDS encoding dihydroorotase, which produces MKIHIKNGRVVDPANACDAVKDVYIANGQIQSVGEKPAGFVAQQSIDASNKWVLPGFVDLNASLREPGYEHKATIQSETKAAVSAGYTSICCLPDTQPVLDTPSVVQLILDKAALAGSAKVLPLGALTVGLQGKALSEMYALKKAGCVAVSQAPNNTIDNQILRRALQYASTHDLLVILKPEDISIKDDGCIHDGSVSSKLGLSGIPVSAETVAIAQMIELAEETGARIHLTGVSSARAVTMIARAQATNDAISADVHAYQLSLTEFDVGTFDANYHTSPPLRSVEDRDALVAGVAKGILSVSSGHRPHEAEAKQAPFPSTEPGISSLETVLPLMLTLVDEGILDLSQMVSRLTDGPSVTLGLATGRLSEGAPADLCIVDPDKTWLVDEEHWFSQGINTPYLGHQMKGKVTHTLVNGHLVFEE
- a CDS encoding aspartate carbamoyltransferase catalytic subunit — encoded protein: MSSSKQPASTSFKAPDSSRLQLDEQGQLRHFLTTEGLSKETLIEIMDVAESFSSVGHQAVKKVPVLRGKTIVNLFFENSTRTRTTFDLAAKRLSADVINLNIATSATSKGESILDTIRNLEAMQADMFVVRHSDSGAAHFIARHVEPHVSVINAGDGSHAHPTQAMLDMFTIRRVKKEFKHLKVAIIGDILHSRVARSQIHALNTLEVKEVRVIAPKTLLPSDVNSLGVHVYGDLRTGLDDVDVVIMLRLQRERMGAALLPSEHEYFECFGLTEEKLAYAKPDVTVMHPGPINRGVEMEAAVADGANSVILQQVTNGIAIRMAVMTLTLGQNKVVKG